The region gtaTTTTTTTCGTCGCAGGCGACAGCGCCGACCTGATAGTTAGGGAAAtgcacttagttacattccagcacTGCCAGTGGGGGTCAGTAGCCTGACATggtcagattctagtcagattGAGAACTTCctgacctcgaattttgtgggcagGGCTaaattcggctggcatccaggttAGGGGTCAGCTGTACCAAAGTACAAATTCCCTCAACGTGATTGGATGACATTATGCAGGTGTGTGCAGGTGCGCCTTCTAGTGGACAAATATGTAAATATCAGAAGATGGCAATGAATTCAGGGTCTCTCCCAAGTGGTCAAACTATTTTGTGAGCACtactgaggaccccctaggggtcccagaccccctgttgaagatctctgcgtCTACATCATCACCAAAACCAGAGACGGTATAGTGCAGTGGTCTTCACTATTTTATTCATGAGAGCAACACTGGCAGGACAAAGTCAACAGGGGAGCCACTTTTACCGCAAAGTATCAAAAGTTACACCCAGTCATAGATAGAATGTATGTCTGCTTATCAGTCTGTGTCATCCCTGAACATACAGCCATTTCTTTCTACATTAGCCCATCATGTATCTAACCATCCAAGAGCACATTCGGCGTCAAGAGGTGGAAAGACCTCCCAAACTGGCAACTCCGCAGTGAGTCAGTGATATGGATGGAAAGGCAGAGCAAGTTGAAATATCTAGTCTATATTTCCATCTTGTAATGCCACtaggtttttttatttatttattttaaatataaatgatttGTTATAGTGCAGATATAGTGTTATGTATGTATGGCTTACGTGCTTAGTGTcacaaattattttccaaaaaaaggGGGGTAGTAGGGGTAGGGTAgcacaggtggtttagcaggttcataattaattaaggacattgtatggggaatttgggaccctaaactgcacgtataccacATCTGTACTGCATGATATCACCGTATTATTTACTGCCAGTCACACGAGCCACAAATTAAAGCTTGGCAAAACCTCAGGAGGCTCGCGAGCCGCGCAATCTTTGCCAAAACCAAACACCAGGGAAGACGCTGAGTTGCTTGGCAACCGAAGTGAAACAAACAGCAAACGTGCTCTTTGAAAACAACGtagctagttagttagttagttagttagctagctagctagacaaGGCGGTCATTTGTAAGCTTTTGTGTTTTCCCTACAGGTCAGGCTAATTCCAGTGTTGCTAATTGTTTCTTCCTGTGATGGCTGACATCCTGATGTGTGAGCCGTTTGAGCTCTACAACCTTCTGAACCGGTGCGGCCGCGTGTCGAGGCTGGCCGAGATCAACTACCTCTGTGTGGTCGGTAAGAGATGGCCATAGATATAGACACATATATCTATGAGAGATGGCCTgctacgttagctagctagctcagtTGTTAATGCTGGAGCCAATGTGACAACTTGCTGTGAGTTGAGAATTCAATTACGTTGTAACTTAATTGTACATTGTGTATGTCTCTTTTCTAGATGCTCGTGAAACCCAAGATTACAGAATGAGTCACATCATAACAGCTAAACATGTCAAAACGGTACAGTTGTCATTGTAGCCACAGTGTTGTGAGTCCTGCCTGTTTTTCCAATCAGTCTGGGACTGATGGGTGCAATTAGGCGTAAATGGGAAGACGTGTGGCTGTTATAAAATGCCGTCCTTTGGAAATGGTTCGTATAAACATTAGCATTATCACTCATAGATTGTTGTTCAGTAATAGTGTCCACTACAACAGAAAGTAATTTAAATCGAAAGCAGCTCGCATTGTAAGGGAAACTACAGACTTCGTAGTGCATGGACAATTATATGCTACTGGcaaccttttattttttgttattttggtttttttaattaatatacTTTATTTAATCAGAAAGACAAATTGAGATCTTATTTTTTACAAGTAAGACCTgagtacagaaaaaaataaaaaataaatgataatggAAATGACAGAAATATAATAGCAAAGCTTTTAATATGAATGTATACAGACAACATGACACattataaataaatgcattCTAAAATATCCTTGGCATAGAAAGGAATAAAATATAAGCATATTCTCTAAAACAGTCACACCTATGTGATTAACATTTCAGATTTCTAAAATATCCAAAAGGTATAAGTGAATTGATTTTAAGGAGGTGAGGATTTTGTTTCAGGAGTCAGGCGCACTAACTAAATTCACTTTTCAGACTGAGCTTGTGAAAGATGAAGTGAAAGCCATTCCTGAGAACGGGTGCTATAAGTAAAATGTCTTAGGCACACTGAATTGTATGTTGGTGGGTGTTCAGGGTGGGGGCTTGTGTGTCACTACCTGTTAcgcccctcttttttttttctatatacatGTTCTAAAAGTtcaaaaaacaacttaaaaaggAGCAAGGGGAGCTACAATGAAAAGGAATTTGTCTTAGTTTATTGTAAAGAACAGTGTTActctttaaatgtgtgttacTAAAGAAATAACATCCTAATGTATACATGTTTAgcatacaacaaaaaaacagtatacaACTAATTATATTGACATGGAATTAATAACCAGGTTTTttagactgcagaaagtaatacagtttaataaaatgttaagaTTAAATCTTTTGCACAAGAAATGTAGTGGCTAAAAATAGGAGTGCTCTTAAAAGGTGTAATATTGATGAAAAGAGATATCCATACTGCTTTTATTTGTGATTAGGGGACTTTATTTTAATGCAAATATGATCTTTTTCTCCAAGTCATCTTGTTGTGCGTAATTAGATGGATGTTTGTTCTGCATAAAAGTATCGAAGAAGTCAAGAGATTGTTacaacaaacaaactaaaagaCAGCTTGGATTCCTAGTTCCTTAATTTTCTAGGATTATTTTGTTGCGTCAAATATAAAAACTTTCTGGGCGACTCTTTCCAGGATTCAGAGGGCACGCTCCTCCTGCCAGAGGCTGTGGAGGTTGACAGTATGCAGCACGTGGTGGTCTATGACAGCAACACAAGCTGTTTACAGGAACAAGGTAATTGGCTATTCAGGACACTTTTCTTAGAGTAGCACAGGGGCAtatgaagtgttaaaaagcctGTATTTTCCACTAGTCCCCTGAACTGCTCTGGCAGAGGGAAGTTAGTACAGTTTAGACCAGAGATCTCCAACAGGGGGTCcacagagtcactgcagggggggggggcctccaaattattgttaattttttttctttcaaaaatgtaaatgttttaacatgaatccaacatactATTAGCACATATAAATCCTCATTGATGATAGGCTCACTGGCCtataaggtagtcactaagttagccatccacagatccagttcatcctgaggattcactgtgccacatgtatgtgtaacattaaaagatgatttagaaAATCATgccaaaaattattattttaatagcttagtattctatgcaaaaaaggtatacgtacaaaggctttaggccgctctacacattattgtaggcctcgtctaatatgcaacttcattttatacaatatgttgtagggggtccctgcttcATCTctttttcagttaaggggtccttggtttaaaaaatgttgaagacccctgttttAGACAATGCTCCCAATATGCATTTCAGCCACAAATGTGTAAATTGATGTTTATCAGTTGGCTTCTGACTGTGATTGCAGGCAGAGCCGTTGAATGTGCCCAGGCCTTAGCTAAAGCTAGCATCTGTCCAGTTCACGTAGTGAGAGGAGGCTTTCAGGAGTTCTCAGCCTTGTACCCTTTTTTAAGGACTGAGAAAATCCTGTACACCATCATGGTAAGACAAAACACATACACCTGGGGGCAAGTTCATACACTCATATTTAAGTCTGTGGAGGTTGATCTCAATCATCCAGGTGGTGCAAATCTCTGAACTGGACGTAAATCGGTGTCTGGTCATTAAGTCCAGTGACTTGGATTAAACTTTGTCCAGATGTTTACAACTGAAAACGCAATCCTTGTTTGTTCCACTGGGCCGACCTGTCAGAGTATCGATAGTTTAGCTCTTGGTTAGTAACCAACAGAGGCACACAACTTTTAACATGCCGTAGAATCATATTTAAACAGAGTCAGCAGCAGGATAATGGGCTTACAATGTAGGTGTGTCGCTGAGCTATTGATAGATGAGATCAGCTGATGAGAGCGGCTGATAAGATAAGGACAGGCCCAGACAGGACAGCAAGGAATAatgaatgtgcgtgtgtgtaaggATTGAATGCAGATGCTTGAGAAATGAAGAATGCCTAAGCATGCAAAAGTATTGTCTTCCTGACCGAATTTGTGCATTAGCTTCGCATAGTGAATAGTCAAACATTTCTGACACAGCCTCACACTGTTAATTAGTCTAGATTTTGGATCATTCCAAGGCACTCGTCTTTAGAGAAAAGGTCAAATGCTTTTATTACATCTGGCACATTCTATCTCCAGCCTTCTTCAGGAACAAAGTTAGAATGTGCCAGATGTAATAAAAGCATTTTTCTTGATGCTCACTGGATATGTTCATGCCCCCCCTACCAATGAGCACCATCTTATTTTCACAAAGACTAGTTCCAAGAAGCTCTCCagttcttttgtttttcattctAGATTTTGGGTTTGATGTCATGTGTGGCATATTAAAGATACAGGTGAATATTTTCTTTGATTAACAGACTATATGGAGGTTTTAACCCCCAGGggtggaaaaaagtcatgttgCTTGAACACCTCACAATAGTATGAATCCTGGTGAGCGACTAGTAAAGATGCATACCATACAATCATCGCTCATTTGTATAAAGCAATCCATTACACTACCATCAGAAACCGCAGCCTGAGAAATGACCATACATGTCCAATCAGCTCAACAACATTGTAAGCCTCACAAAGGCAATATTTAAAGCAAAGGCTATTCTTTTGGATTGCAGACATTGGATGTTCATGAATAATATTGCAGCCACTTTCTGTAAATACATTTCTACACAAGGCCCCTTTACAAGACAGGGCCACAGAATCGAGCAATAATTCAGTGCACTTTGGTTCAGCCCAAGCAGTTGCCAATTTTGCCCGGTTAGTTAATCCAGCCTTGCTTATCTCAAAGAAtatgaaattgttttttttttctctccaataaGTCAGTTGATTATTTTGCTGCCGATGAATACAGTTTAATATATTTCTGGACTATCACAGGAGCTGGAAAACCTGAAGACTTATCCAGTGGAGATCATAGCAGGACTGCTGTATATGGGCGACCAGGAACAAGGCATGGACTCCAGCATCCTCAAAGACCTGAAAATCAGCGCCGTCATCAGCCTCTCACAGAATAACACTCTGGAGTAAGACAGGACCGGATGTTTGAAATCTCATCAGAGAAAACTCTGAATATCATGGCTGTTGAATTTATTATTCTAAATTTATTTTCGATCTAGATCCACAAAGGGGAACCAGACCATGCTTAACATCCCTGTGGCCGACTCCGTGGCATCTGATTTATATTCAAGTCTTGAAAGGATTTGTACTTTTATTAGTaagttgtactttacttaataagctgtttttaaatcctttgaaatattttcatttcatttatttatttaacagggacagTGCTCATTAATCAACTGCAAAGCAACTGTAAATGAGTCAGATTTAGCTCAGCAGGCTCATTTTAATATGTTGTCCCTGGCCAGTTTGAAAAGggcaaccttaaaaaaaaaaaaatacaataaaatgacaatacagtcaacatataaaaacaacatacacagaccaacataaaaaaacaaacagacaatgCACAACAACAAGTAACACAACACGTCATCATACAACAAGcaacaagacaaaaacaaatctgcagGCCGACCAGTAAAAGAACGATAAGTATTTGTAGTCTCTGTTATAGAAGCAGGAAAGCAATGCATTTTGGGCATTAAGGTTTTTACTGACCACTGCAGTGATGAACAATACCAACATAAATGTAAAATGCAGCGTCTTAGTTCAGGGTAAACACCTACGCGTATTCTATATTCCCAAGGCCTCAAACCACGGGATATTAACTGCACATCACTCACAACATTCAGAAATGTTTTGTGAATGTAAATATGACGATAGTACATCTGACAGGAATGTGTGTTTACTTTATTCTACAATTGGAGAAAAGACTGTTATACACAGATATTTGTGCCAGCGGGTGTTTAATTTGAAtttggaatttgtaatcaaaggaaaacaaaatgcaacagtacatgtacagtatatgcaggGATTTAGGagaagcaaaaaacaaaaactcaacAAATATTCAACTAATTTAGCCGTAATACATCAAATGAGATTGTTCAAGTTCAAGCTTCAAGTTTATTTGTCATTtccatgaaaaaaatatataagggtataataaaaacaacaaaacaactaaaatatATGGGTGCatcaaaacaatctttttttttttttttttaacgtaacACGTTCTCAGTATGTTCAATCTGACTTTAAAGATCTAAATGTAACACGCATTTTGCCTCCACAATTTGAATTTATAAAgtgaaaggtcagaggtcattTGGGGGTTTTTGAACAAgaattttcaaatgtttaaatgttttttatatacagtagagaTGATCATGTACAGTCCATCTTttagaatagtttttttttggcagAACAGGGAGTGTGCTTTGAATTATTTCGTTGCTAGATGTGCTATAAATATAGTTTCTGTTACATGGATTTGTTTGATAGTGCAGAGATTTGTGTTCACTGAAATAAGCCATCTATCTTCTTCTTTTCAGGTTCCCACATCAACACGGGCTCTCGGGTCCTGACCGTTTCCAGGCAGGGCAGAAGCCGCTGCAGTTCTGTCACCATTGCCTTTCTCATGCACCACCTCAAATACACACTGGAGGCAAGTGGGGTTCTTCCACTTGCAGAATGCAGTATGCGCCGTGCAAATTGTTGTCCTATTGCCACCGGTATATTGTGATGGTTACAAGTAATAAGTAAATATACTCTGCTGAGAGTGTCTTGAAACTCTCAGCACCTTGTTTCTTaaaagtcccatggcatgaaaatttcactttatgagggtttttaacattaatatgcgttcccccagcctgcctatggtcccccagtggctagaaataaaaaccgagccctgggtatcctgctctgcctttgagaaaatgaaagctcagatgggccgatcaggaatcttctccttatgaggtcataaggagcaaggttacctcccctttctctgctttgcccgcccagagaatttggcccccccacgagagagagagacatcatggctttcaaacaagcaagtggcagttggtcaaggccacacccccaccctctaccttgccccctctctcctcctcaatagctgcagacacagaaatggcacatactaaggaaagctcattgtgggactggctctagtggctgtaattctgcaccaaggttgaatttcgggaaagagacttcagatacagtattaggggaccactaaggtctatataaaagagacttcagatacagtattaggggaccactaaggtctatataaaagagacttcagatacagtattaggggaccactaaggtctatataaaagagacttcagatacagtattaggggaccactaaggtctatataaaagagacttcagatacagtattaggggaccactaaggtctatataaaagagacatcagatacagtattaggggaccactaaggtctatataaaagagacttcagatacagtattaggggaccactaaggtctatataaaagagacttcagatacagtattatggggaccactaaggcctatataaaagagacttcagatacagtattaggggaccactaaggtctatataaaagagacttcagatacagtattaggggaccactaaggtctatataaaagagacttcagatacagtattaggggaccactaaggtctatataaaagagacatcagatacagtattaggggaccactaaggtctatataaagagacttcagatacagtattaggggaccactaaggtctatataaaagagacttcagatacagtattaggggaccactaaggcctatataaaagagacttcagatacagtattaggggaccactaaggtctatataaaagagacttcagatacagtattaggggaccactaaggtctatataaaagagacttcagatacagtattaggggaccactaaggtctatagaaaagagacttcagatacagtattaggggaccactaaggtctatataaaagagacttcagatacagtattaggggaccactaaggtctatataaaagagacttcagatacagtattaggggaccactaaggtctttatgctaaactaggCTAACCACATGCTGACTCCAGTGCCGTACTCACAGGAAAAGTatgatattttgggaaataagcttTTCCCTTTCTTGCGAAGAGTTACATGAGATAATCAATACCAATCTCgtgtctgtacagtaaatttgtagctggagccagcagccaattagcgtagcttagcataaagactgaaaacggGTAAACCACTAGCATGGCTCTGTTCAAGGTAGCTAAATCttcctaccagcacctctattGGTCACTCTTTAGCATGTTATactgtgttttgtctgtgtaatccgtgcaaaaaaacaaagtaaattcaacaagttgtggttttactGCTGGCTCCAGCTACGTAGGCTATTTACTGTAGCATACAAAGCGTCTGTCTTGAAATGTCAAACTACTCttttaacacacaaacatgagatTGATCGTGGATAGAAAGCATGGGAATGtgaaatataatataacatttacagtatataatgCTGTTGCTGGCCGGgtgagctcagttggtagagcaggcgcacatatgtagaggtttactcctcgacgcagtggccacaggttcgactccgacttgcggccctttgctgcatgtcattccccctctctctcccttttcatgtcttcatctgtcctgtgaaaataaaggcctaaaaatacccccacaaaaaaatataaaaatatatatatatatataatatatatataatgctgttgctgtgacttttttcaggAGGCCTGGAAGTACGTGCTGAAATATAAACCCAGCATGAGGCCAAACACGGGGTTTCTCCAGCAGCTGTCTGAATGGGAGCTTCACACCATGGGATCCAAAGTGACCGATATCTCCGAGCCTCCTTTTTAACAAAGGAACCAAAAGGTTCGAtgataatgtaatgttattttgtacattttaaaaaggcgtAATTAAGGTAAAAACAATTTGGGACATTTTATATggaattgtttttctttaaaaaaatctctTATTTCATTTACATAATCCATAAATAAACCCTTATCAGCTCAAAGTTAAAGTCAGGAGAAACTGAAGTCTTTGAGGGTTTTTTAAAAATCCCTTAAACTTTGAAGATAAACAATTATAACCATCTTATATAACCCAGTACATTAATGCATCCACTGATTAGCCTCAAAAGCACTTTACTGCTTTTTGCACTCAGTACCTGAAGCCTACTCTGTGCAATGACGGTAAAATGGAATATAATCTAAATATATAATCTGTTGATCTATACAATTGTGCTGTTTCAGCACACAAAAACGCcctctggggatcaataaaggcttatcGTATCTTACACATCTTCTAAGATGTTTTCAAGGTTC is a window of Perca fluviatilis chromosome 16, GENO_Pfluv_1.0, whole genome shotgun sequence DNA encoding:
- the styxl1 gene encoding serine/threonine/tyrosine-interacting-like protein 1: MADILMCEPFELYNLLNRCGRVSRLAEINYLCVVDARETQDYRMSHIITAKHVKTDSEGTLLLPEAVEVDSMQHVVVYDSNTSCLQEQGRAVECAQALAKASICPVHVVRGGFQEFSALYPFLRTEKILYTIMELENLKTYPVEIIAGLLYMGDQEQGMDSSILKDLKISAVISLSQNNTLESTKGNQTMLNIPVADSVASDLYSSLERICTFISSHINTGSRVLTVSRQGRSRCSSVTIAFLMHHLKYTLEEAWKYVLKYKPSMRPNTGFLQQLSEWELHTMGSKVTDISEPPF